The Lycium barbarum isolate Lr01 chromosome 9, ASM1917538v2, whole genome shotgun sequence genome has a segment encoding these proteins:
- the LOC132608708 gene encoding probable mitochondrial-processing peptidase subunit beta, mitochondrial, with protein MMAFNTNYKDTGLFGVYTVAKLKSCLMLHIDGTGPVAEDIEHQLLTYDRRIPVTELFARIDAVDASTIKRVANIFILDQDVAISTVLW; from the exons ATGATGGCTTTTAACACCAACTATAAAGATACTGGTCTTTTTGGTGTGTATACTGTTGCAAAG TTGAAGTCTTGTCTCATGCTTCACATTGATGGAACTGGTCCTGTTGCCGAGGACATTGAACATCAG CTACTCACATACGACAGAAGGATTCCAGTCACGGAGCTGTTTGCAAGGATTGATGCCGTGGATGCTAGCACCATCAAACGAGTTGCGAACATATTTATATTGGACCAG GATGTTGCTATATCCACAGTGCTTTGGTAG